A genome region from Nitrosopumilus oxyclinae includes the following:
- a CDS encoding cupredoxin domain-containing protein gives MVDSGIIILDSTDVVSKRMEAQIIIPNGNFDVSGSGFYLPLNLEIKTNTKVIWANEDSVPHNIQSQDEFGKVIDIFNSPPLNTGDRFEYTFDEAGAYNYYCSFHPWRVGIVTVK, from the coding sequence TTGGTTGATAGCGGCATCATTATACTAGACTCTACAGATGTTGTTTCAAAAAGGATGGAAGCTCAAATAATAATTCCTAATGGAAATTTTGATGTATCAGGTAGTGGATTTTACTTGCCACTGAATCTTGAAATTAAAACAAACACCAAAGTCATCTGGGCAAATGAAGACTCTGTTCCACATAACATCCAAAGTCAAGATGAATTTGGAAAAGTAATTGATATCTTTAACAGTCCACCATTGAATACCGGAGATAGATTCGAATATACATTTGATGAAGCGGGGGCATACAACTACTATTGTTCATTTCATCCATGGAGAGTAGGAATAGTTACAGTAAAGTAG
- a CDS encoding enoyl-CoA hydratase/isomerase family protein: MSLVTTSTSDGICTVKINRPDKLNAMNTDVAKELIKTFEELNQNDNVKVIILTGEGEKAFSAGADIEYMSKISADESVEYAKTGQLVTATVELVKQPTIAAVNGFALGGGCELAMSCDIRIAADTARLGQPEVTIGVPPGWGGTQRLMRIVGIAKAKELVYTGKMVKAEEAKEIGLVNQVVPLASLQEEALKMAQQIAGNSTMGVQMSKVAINKGRNADLDTGLALELLAWRNCFTHPDREERMTAFVNKSKK; the protein is encoded by the coding sequence ATGTCACTAGTTACCACATCTACTTCTGATGGCATTTGTACTGTCAAGATCAACAGACCTGACAAACTCAATGCTATGAATACTGATGTTGCAAAAGAACTAATCAAAACTTTTGAAGAACTAAACCAAAACGATAATGTCAAAGTTATCATTTTGACTGGTGAAGGAGAAAAGGCATTTTCTGCTGGTGCAGATATAGAATACATGTCTAAAATCTCTGCAGATGAATCAGTTGAATATGCAAAGACAGGTCAGCTTGTCACTGCAACTGTTGAATTAGTTAAACAACCAACTATTGCAGCAGTTAATGGTTTTGCTTTAGGGGGAGGTTGCGAACTTGCAATGTCTTGTGATATTAGAATAGCAGCGGATACTGCTAGACTAGGTCAACCAGAAGTAACAATAGGTGTACCTCCTGGATGGGGTGGTACTCAAAGATTAATGAGAATCGTGGGAATAGCAAAGGCAAAAGAACTTGTTTACACAGGTAAAATGGTCAAAGCAGAAGAGGCTAAAGAAATTGGTCTTGTAAATCAAGTAGTTCCTCTTGCATCATTACAAGAAGAAGCTTTGAAAATGGCCCAACAAATAGCTGGAAACTCTACAATGGGTGTTCAGATGTCTAAAGTTGCAATCAACAAAGGAAGAAATGCAGATCTTGATACTGGTCTTGCTCTAGAACTTCTTGCTTGGAGAAATTGCTTCACTCATCCTGACAGGGAAGAGAGAATGACTGCATTTGTTAACAAGTCAAAGAAATAG
- a CDS encoding 3-hydroxypropionate--CoA ligase translates to MVTAVKKIFEEIIQTDHKVITEETSKSILKTYGVKVPPYALATSADDAVKQAKKIGFPLVMKVVSPQILHKTDVGGVKVGIDNVNDVKKTFNDMYGRLSKKKGVEVKGILLEKMVPKGVELIVGIQNDPQFGPMIMAGLGGVMTEVFKDVAFRMLPITTSDAKSMINELKGSKLLKGFRGSAPVDLNMVAKMLVQIGKLGVENADYINSIDFNPVVVYPKSHFVVDAKIILNNKLRKNSISKEKPVITSMESFFTPKSVALVGASATPGKIGNSVLDALGKQDYKGKVYPINPKQKSILGIKCYPSLDAITEKVDLVVVCIDLSLCGPIMKTCAKKGIHNVVIVSGGGKELGGDRAAMEAEVKELSLKHKIRVIGPNCIGMFNAANRLDCAFQGQERMVRSKLGPVAFFSQSGTMGISMLESADLFGLSKMISFGNRSDVDEADMIWYAANDPQTKVIGLYVEGFGDGRKFINTAKRVMKEKKKPIVIWKSGRTAAGAKQAASHTGSLGGSNAMIMGAFKQAGIISVDSYQELVGVLKALAWQPPAKGNRVAMTSNGAGPMIGGIDQLERLGLTIGKLSPKITKKIKDHFPPTVPIHNGNPADVGGGATADDYRFVIQQFLDEQNIDIAMPWFVFQDDPLEETIVGYLAELSKKKKKPILAGGNGGPYTEKMIKLIEKHNVPVYQDLRTWVAAASALAQWGKVLGK, encoded by the coding sequence ATGGTAACTGCTGTGAAGAAAATTTTTGAAGAAATTATTCAAACAGATCATAAAGTTATCACTGAAGAAACATCAAAATCTATTCTCAAAACCTATGGAGTTAAAGTTCCACCTTATGCACTTGCCACTTCTGCAGATGATGCCGTAAAACAAGCAAAAAAAATTGGATTTCCTCTTGTTATGAAAGTTGTATCTCCACAAATTTTACACAAAACTGATGTTGGTGGAGTTAAAGTTGGAATTGATAATGTCAATGATGTAAAAAAGACATTCAATGACATGTATGGTCGTCTTTCTAAAAAGAAAGGTGTTGAAGTTAAAGGAATTCTTTTGGAAAAGATGGTTCCAAAAGGTGTTGAGTTAATTGTAGGTATTCAAAATGATCCGCAATTTGGTCCAATGATCATGGCTGGATTAGGTGGTGTAATGACCGAAGTCTTCAAAGATGTTGCATTTAGAATGCTACCAATTACTACATCAGATGCAAAATCTATGATAAATGAACTCAAAGGCTCTAAACTCCTCAAAGGTTTCAGAGGTAGTGCACCAGTTGATCTTAACATGGTGGCAAAAATGTTAGTTCAAATTGGAAAATTAGGCGTAGAAAATGCAGATTACATTAACAGTATAGATTTCAATCCAGTAGTTGTTTATCCAAAATCCCACTTTGTAGTTGATGCAAAAATTATTCTAAATAATAAACTAAGAAAGAATTCAATTTCAAAAGAAAAACCAGTCATTACCTCAATGGAGTCATTCTTTACTCCAAAGTCTGTTGCACTAGTTGGTGCATCTGCAACACCTGGAAAAATTGGTAATTCTGTATTAGATGCACTTGGAAAACAAGATTACAAAGGTAAAGTATATCCAATTAACCCTAAACAAAAATCAATTCTTGGAATCAAATGTTATCCATCATTAGATGCAATAACTGAAAAGGTTGATCTAGTTGTTGTTTGTATTGATCTTTCCTTATGTGGACCAATCATGAAGACTTGCGCTAAGAAAGGAATCCATAATGTTGTAATCGTTTCCGGTGGTGGTAAAGAGCTTGGTGGCGATAGAGCCGCTATGGAAGCTGAAGTGAAAGAATTATCTCTAAAACACAAAATTCGTGTAATCGGTCCTAACTGTATTGGAATGTTCAATGCTGCAAATAGACTTGATTGTGCATTTCAAGGACAAGAAAGAATGGTACGTTCAAAATTAGGTCCTGTTGCATTTTTCTCACAAAGTGGAACCATGGGAATTAGTATGTTAGAAAGTGCTGATTTGTTTGGATTATCCAAGATGATTAGCTTTGGTAATCGTTCTGATGTTGATGAAGCAGATATGATATGGTATGCTGCAAATGATCCTCAAACTAAAGTAATTGGATTGTACGTTGAAGGATTTGGTGATGGCAGAAAATTCATCAATACTGCAAAACGTGTAATGAAAGAGAAAAAGAAACCTATCGTTATTTGGAAGAGTGGTAGAACTGCTGCAGGTGCAAAACAAGCTGCATCTCATACAGGTTCACTTGGAGGCTCAAATGCAATGATTATGGGTGCATTCAAGCAAGCAGGAATTATTTCAGTTGATAGTTATCAAGAACTAGTTGGAGTCTTAAAGGCACTAGCATGGCAACCTCCTGCAAAGGGCAATCGTGTTGCTATGACAAGTAATGGTGCTGGTCCAATGATTGGCGGAATTGATCAATTGGAGAGATTAGGGCTTACAATAGGAAAATTATCTCCAAAAATTACGAAAAAGATCAAGGATCATTTCCCACCTACTGTTCCTATTCATAATGGAAATCCAGCAGATGTTGGTGGTGGTGCAACTGCCGATGACTATCGATTTGTCATTCAACAATTCTTAGATGAGCAAAATATTGATATTGCAATGCCATGGTTTGTCTTCCAAGATGATCCACTTGAAGAAACAATTGTTGGTTATCTAGCAGAACTTTCAAAGAAAAAGAAGAAACCAATTCTTGCTGGAGGTAATGGTGGTCCATATACTGAAAAAATGATAAAATTGATTGAGAAACATAATGTTCCAGTTTATCAAGATCTTAGAACTTGGGTTGCCGCAGCATCTGCATTGGCTCAATGGGGCAAAGTCCTCGGAAAATAG
- a CDS encoding type 1 glutamine amidotransferase: protein MSDVLLVQNTRIEGSGYLGELLQKDGFEITSINAKHEKIPDKNFSLVVILGAPESANDDLDYLKAEQLLIKNSVEKNTPVLGICLGSQLIAKTFGAKVYSGPKKEIGFYHDLEITNDSSFFSGFKNPFTVFHWHGDTFDLPQGSVQLASSEHYSNQAFQYKSAVGLQFHLEVNEEMVNLWLDNTETQLQKIPYIDPKKIRSDIIENISIVKSNMNNFYNNFKLSFDL, encoded by the coding sequence ATGTCAGATGTACTCCTTGTACAAAATACAAGAATAGAAGGCTCAGGATATCTGGGTGAACTTTTACAAAAAGATGGATTTGAAATCACATCAATAAATGCAAAACATGAAAAGATACCTGACAAAAATTTCTCTCTAGTTGTAATTTTAGGTGCACCTGAAAGTGCAAATGATGATTTAGATTATCTAAAGGCTGAGCAACTTTTAATCAAAAATTCTGTAGAAAAAAACACCCCCGTACTTGGAATTTGTTTGGGTTCACAATTAATTGCAAAGACATTTGGTGCTAAAGTGTATAGTGGACCAAAAAAAGAAATTGGATTTTACCATGATTTGGAAATTACTAACGACTCTTCATTTTTTTCTGGTTTCAAAAATCCATTTACTGTTTTTCATTGGCACGGGGATACATTTGATTTACCTCAAGGTTCAGTCCAATTAGCCTCATCAGAGCATTATTCTAATCAGGCATTTCAATACAAGAGTGCAGTTGGGTTACAATTTCATTTGGAGGTAAATGAGGAGATGGTGAATTTGTGGCTTGATAATACTGAAACACAATTACAAAAAATACCCTACATCGATCCAAAAAAAATTCGCTCAGATATTATTGAAAATATTTCAATTGTAAAATCAAATATGAATAATTTTTACAATAATTTCAAATTATCATTTGACCTTTGA
- a CDS encoding toprim domain-containing protein, which produces MLVSEQEILELKEFIFQLNAIENGVVIVEGKRDSNALRKIGYTGKVLEFHRFTGMINFTDSVAKFERLIILFDRDKKGRTLTGKTIQLLQRRTKVDLTFKRKLRIITKGKIMFIEQLVSYESYLA; this is translated from the coding sequence ATGCTAGTATCAGAACAAGAAATTCTAGAATTGAAAGAATTTATTTTTCAATTAAATGCCATAGAAAATGGTGTTGTAATAGTTGAAGGGAAACGAGATTCTAATGCATTAAGGAAGATTGGCTATACTGGAAAAGTTTTAGAATTTCATAGATTTACAGGTATGATAAATTTTACAGATTCTGTAGCAAAATTTGAAAGATTGATCATTCTCTTTGATAGAGATAAAAAAGGTAGAACATTAACTGGGAAAACAATTCAGTTATTGCAAAGAAGGACAAAAGTAGATCTCACTTTCAAAAGAAAATTACGCATTATTACAAAAGGGAAAATAATGTTTATTGAACAACTAGTAAGTTACGAATCTTATTTAGCCTAA
- a CDS encoding Glu/Leu/Phe/Val family dehydrogenase, with the protein MVKNDPFANATGQVNDACDILGIKDKGIREYLAMPNKVLRVKIPVKMDNGKIRIFTGFRSQHNNDRGPYKGGIRYFNPEGGVEYMEREVMALSSWMTWKCAIVDVPLGGGKGGVYVNPKTEKISEGELERLTRGFAFKINEIIGPGKDIPAPDVYTTGKEMTQIMDTFNKLNGNISTPGVITGKPISMGGSLARNVATGLGAAYTVREAAKTLKLNLKGAKVVLQGFGNASTFAGEYLEKMGAKIIGVSDSKGSILIPKGAKVSAILAHKAKKGSVVGFPGSKKVSTEELLTTKCDVLVPGALENQINAKIAKNLKCKIIAEAANGPTLPEADPIIYQKKILVIPDILANSGGVCISYLEWVQNNMGYYWTFDEVANKMEANITKGFKDAYALSKKHKIDMRKATMVLAVERVLEAFNQKGIWP; encoded by the coding sequence TTGGTCAAAAATGATCCGTTTGCAAATGCAACTGGACAAGTTAATGATGCTTGTGATATTTTAGGAATTAAAGATAAAGGTATTAGAGAATATTTGGCAATGCCAAACAAAGTTTTGCGGGTTAAAATTCCAGTAAAAATGGATAATGGTAAAATTAGAATTTTTACAGGTTTTAGAAGTCAACATAACAATGACCGAGGCCCATACAAAGGTGGAATTCGTTACTTTAATCCTGAAGGTGGCGTTGAATACATGGAACGTGAAGTCATGGCACTTTCTTCTTGGATGACATGGAAATGTGCAATTGTTGATGTACCACTTGGTGGAGGTAAAGGTGGAGTTTATGTTAATCCAAAAACTGAAAAAATTAGTGAAGGTGAATTAGAACGACTCACTAGGGGATTTGCATTTAAAATTAATGAAATTATTGGTCCTGGAAAAGATATTCCTGCACCTGATGTATACACTACAGGAAAAGAAATGACGCAAATTATGGATACATTTAACAAATTAAACGGAAATATCTCTACCCCTGGTGTAATTACTGGAAAACCAATTTCGATGGGTGGTTCACTTGCAAGAAATGTTGCAACCGGATTGGGAGCAGCATATACAGTTAGAGAAGCTGCAAAGACATTGAAATTAAATTTGAAAGGTGCCAAAGTTGTTTTACAAGGATTTGGTAATGCATCAACATTTGCAGGAGAGTATCTTGAAAAAATGGGTGCAAAAATTATTGGTGTCAGTGATTCTAAAGGTTCAATCTTAATTCCTAAAGGTGCAAAAGTTAGTGCAATTCTAGCTCACAAAGCAAAGAAAGGTTCCGTCGTTGGATTCCCTGGCAGTAAAAAAGTTTCAACTGAAGAATTACTTACAACAAAATGCGATGTTCTAGTTCCAGGTGCACTAGAGAATCAAATCAATGCAAAGATTGCAAAAAATCTCAAATGTAAAATAATTGCAGAAGCTGCAAATGGTCCAACGTTACCTGAAGCAGATCCAATTATCTATCAAAAGAAAATTCTAGTAATCCCTGATATTTTGGCAAACTCTGGTGGTGTATGTATTTCATATTTGGAGTGGGTTCAAAACAATATGGGATACTATTGGACTTTTGATGAAGTTGCTAACAAAATGGAGGCAAACATTACAAAGGGATTCAAAGACGCATATGCACTCAGTAAAAAGCACAAAATCGATATGAGGAAAGCAACTATGGTTTTAGCTGTTGAAAGAGTACTAGAGGCATTTAACCAAAAAGGTATTTGGCCATAA
- a CDS encoding ArsR/SmtB family transcription factor, translated as MVNQLLEFKEIIRSKQVSTTRKTDKQTRKLLLYLFTSTRGGFTRLRIIIHLLEKPYNTHQLAKELDLDYKAVQHHMKVLEKNNMVSKIGERYGAIFHLSNFLEINIGALDEAIDKLDRKMNHTKVYL; from the coding sequence ATGGTCAACCAACTCCTAGAATTCAAAGAAATTATTAGATCAAAACAAGTTTCAACCACAAGAAAAACCGATAAACAAACAAGGAAACTTTTACTTTACTTATTCACAAGCACCAGAGGTGGTTTTACGCGACTACGGATAATTATTCATCTTCTAGAGAAACCATACAATACACACCAATTGGCAAAGGAATTAGATCTTGACTACAAAGCAGTCCAACATCATATGAAAGTCTTGGAAAAAAACAATATGGTTTCAAAGATTGGAGAAAGATACGGTGCTATTTTTCATCTATCAAATTTTCTAGAAATTAACATTGGTGCACTCGATGAGGCAATTGACAAATTAGATAGAAAGATGAATCACACCAAAGTCTATCTCTGA
- a CDS encoding archaeal proteasome endopeptidase complex subunit alpha — MMASRGYDMTPTMYSPDGRIYQVEYAIETVKRGTLAIGVSSKQGVIMAVEEKPRTLQTSNVTQKIFQVDYHIGVAAAGYIPDARVQVDGARFFSQGNRMTYDESVEVATVAKHLADQAHQFTQYGGVRPNGVSMIIAGIDQKGESIYVTDPSGTYVQFSAVAIGAGSDDVNAFLEKHYKEDLSLEDAASLAIAAINLKAEAKDGVNNIKMAKITTESKIFEKVSDSDLQNYSQNASKFAPE; from the coding sequence ATGATGGCATCACGTGGATACGATATGACCCCTACAATGTATTCTCCTGACGGTAGGATATACCAAGTCGAATATGCCATTGAGACAGTAAAAAGAGGAACTTTAGCTATTGGTGTCAGCAGTAAACAAGGTGTCATTATGGCAGTTGAAGAGAAACCTCGAACTTTACAAACTAGTAATGTTACTCAAAAAATATTTCAAGTTGATTATCACATAGGAGTTGCAGCAGCAGGATACATTCCAGATGCAAGAGTCCAAGTTGATGGAGCACGATTTTTCTCACAGGGAAATAGAATGACATATGATGAATCTGTCGAAGTTGCAACAGTTGCAAAACATTTAGCAGATCAAGCTCATCAATTCACACAATATGGAGGAGTACGTCCAAATGGTGTTTCTATGATTATTGCAGGAATTGATCAAAAAGGTGAATCAATCTATGTAACAGATCCTAGCGGAACATATGTCCAATTTTCAGCAGTTGCAATTGGAGCAGGGTCTGATGACGTAAATGCATTTTTGGAAAAACATTACAAAGAAGATTTGAGTTTAGAAGATGCAGCATCATTAGCTATCGCAGCAATTAATCTAAAAGCAGAAGCAAAAGACGGAGTCAACAACATAAAGATGGCAAAAATTACAACTGAATCTAAAATATTTGAGAAAGTTTCAGACTCTGATCTACAAAATTATTCTCAAAACGCATCAAAGTTTGCTCCAGAGTAA
- a CDS encoding class I SAM-dependent methyltransferase, whose protein sequence is MEVLREIIPIYDKVNSIISLGKDKEHRIRGISNRVFPGNKILDAGSGFGNMSKTAMNLTDGKISITLYDPLVPMLKNTSTFFEESPDMANGVFEHIPFKDEEFDAVLCGYSLRDAINLRIAISEIHRVLKKDGRFVIVDLGKPDEAFFRAGVSFYLRCILPILAFAAGGRLGLKFGTLYGTYKRWPQNKKLEGLILEKFSRVEFEKDLMGGAIMVAAYK, encoded by the coding sequence ATGGAAGTACTTCGAGAAATTATTCCAATTTATGACAAAGTCAATTCAATCATTTCATTAGGCAAAGATAAAGAGCATCGTATTAGAGGAATCTCAAACAGAGTATTTCCAGGAAACAAAATTCTAGATGCAGGTTCAGGTTTTGGAAACATGTCAAAAACAGCAATGAATCTAACTGATGGAAAAATTTCAATTACACTGTATGATCCACTTGTGCCAATGCTAAAAAACACAAGTACGTTTTTTGAAGAATCTCCAGACATGGCAAATGGTGTTTTTGAGCACATTCCATTCAAAGATGAAGAATTTGATGCAGTGTTATGTGGATATTCATTAAGGGACGCAATTAATTTGAGAATTGCAATTTCTGAAATTCACAGAGTGTTGAAAAAAGATGGTAGATTTGTAATTGTTGATTTGGGAAAACCAGATGAAGCATTTTTCAGAGCAGGCGTTTCATTTTATCTAAGATGTATTCTACCAATTCTTGCATTTGCTGCAGGGGGAAGACTGGGATTAAAGTTTGGAACACTTTATGGTACATACAAAAGATGGCCACAAAACAAAAAACTAGAAGGATTAATTCTGGAAAAATTTTCAAGAGTAGAATTTGAGAAAGATCTTATGGGTGGGGCAATAATGGTTGCCGCATACAAATGA
- a CDS encoding MFS transporter, protein MNRILILVNITGLIIGISYGLHGPILPVFAKNVIGATYSELGLIGLTNFIPYMFIPLFVGILLDRINNGYLLSIGAAINSASVYLLSIAQSVPEIMGFRIMTGIAHAFFWPPCEAIISNESSEKNRVKNISWFTMFFVMGFMVGPLLGTILLEGMDITYRVLFQIAAFILAAAIITSLLASRKNVKKHHGKFSFSSIKEMKRFPEVIVLLIFCTSSFGIILTIYPAFLNDNGMSASDILLLYFVFGISRVVSLALAGKFARRTSQTLIAGTIAVSAGLAISVVADSIFTFGIALVLMGFGFSIFFPLTLEIILSKTRKQISGKIIGAYETVFGMGWAIGPTIGGPITQSFGNETPYVVFCIIGIGVTLFAINARKKLEPQRISN, encoded by the coding sequence ATGAATAGAATTCTGATACTAGTCAACATCACGGGATTAATCATTGGGATTTCATATGGATTACACGGTCCAATTCTTCCAGTATTTGCAAAAAATGTCATTGGTGCAACATATTCAGAACTTGGCCTGATTGGATTAACGAATTTTATTCCTTACATGTTCATTCCACTTTTTGTAGGAATTTTACTTGATAGAATAAACAATGGATACTTGTTATCTATAGGTGCAGCAATTAATTCTGCATCAGTTTATCTTCTATCCATTGCACAGTCAGTTCCAGAAATTATGGGATTTAGAATTATGACAGGAATAGCTCATGCATTTTTCTGGCCACCTTGTGAAGCAATCATTTCAAATGAAAGTTCTGAAAAAAACAGGGTGAAAAACATCTCATGGTTTACAATGTTTTTTGTAATGGGGTTCATGGTAGGCCCATTACTTGGCACAATATTACTTGAAGGCATGGATATCACATACAGAGTATTATTCCAAATTGCAGCATTCATTCTCGCTGCTGCGATAATTACGTCACTTTTAGCCTCAAGAAAAAATGTAAAAAAACATCACGGAAAATTCTCATTTTCATCAATTAAAGAAATGAAGAGATTTCCTGAAGTTATAGTATTATTGATTTTCTGCACTTCATCATTTGGGATAATTCTAACAATTTATCCAGCATTTCTCAATGATAATGGAATGTCTGCATCAGATATTTTACTATTGTATTTTGTTTTTGGGATTTCACGTGTTGTATCTCTTGCATTGGCAGGAAAGTTTGCAAGAAGAACCAGTCAAACTTTGATTGCAGGAACTATTGCAGTATCAGCAGGATTAGCCATATCAGTTGTTGCTGATTCAATATTCACTTTTGGAATAGCCCTAGTTCTAATGGGATTTGGATTTAGCATATTCTTCCCGTTAACATTGGAGATTATTTTGAGTAAAACTCGAAAACAGATTTCAGGAAAAATTATCGGAGCATATGAAACAGTTTTTGGCATGGGTTGGGCCATAGGTCCAACTATTGGAGGCCCCATTACACAATCATTTGGAAATGAGACACCATATGTCGTATTTTGCATCATAGGAATAGGAGTTACATTATTTGCAATAAATGCTAGAAAGAAATTAGAACCGCAAAGAATATCAAATTAG
- a CDS encoding P-II family nitrogen regulator, which produces MKKIEAIVQPAVKDAVIAAIKKVGVGGVTTHQVQGQGAQDPPLVGQYFSKDMIICVVDDPKLDDVLNAITNVACTGTKGDGKVFVTNIDDALDLCTKKRGTMDI; this is translated from the coding sequence ATGAAAAAAATAGAAGCAATCGTTCAACCAGCAGTAAAAGATGCAGTAATTGCTGCAATCAAAAAAGTTGGTGTTGGCGGTGTAACTACTCATCAAGTACAAGGCCAAGGAGCACAAGATCCTCCACTAGTTGGACAATATTTCAGTAAAGATATGATCATTTGTGTTGTAGATGATCCCAAACTAGATGATGTACTAAATGCAATTACAAATGTTGCATGTACGGGAACTAAAGGAGATGGCAAAGTCTTTGTCACAAATATTGATGATGCACTAGATCTCTGTACTAAAAAACGTGGAACTATGGATATCTAA
- a CDS encoding Sec-independent protein translocase subunit TatA/TatB, with translation MFDYSLNIGGSEWMIIIFVALVLILGTGKLPGAARKMGKAVNEYNKAKNEIQEQMKDITDEVPKISGPVETEREKLEMIAKSAGVKTEGKTDDEIRESIASKIGQKRTDESEKKE, from the coding sequence ATGTTTGATTATTCACTAAATATAGGTGGAAGTGAATGGATGATAATTATTTTCGTAGCATTGGTTTTGATTTTAGGAACTGGGAAATTACCAGGAGCTGCTAGAAAGATGGGAAAAGCAGTTAATGAATACAACAAAGCCAAAAATGAAATCCAAGAGCAAATGAAAGATATCACAGATGAAGTTCCCAAAATTTCAGGACCTGTTGAAACAGAACGAGAAAAGTTAGAGATGATTGCAAAATCAGCTGGCGTGAAAACAGAAGGTAAAACAGATGATGAGATTAGAGAAAGTATTGCATCAAAAATTGGTCAAAAAAGAACAGATGAGTCTGAAAAAAAGGAATAA
- a CDS encoding DNA-methyltransferase has translation MKKIEINKIYNQNCIEGMKLIPKNKIDLVITDPPFAINFKAKKANYNRTSSRVLSGYNEIKPEDYYDFTFAWMSEVFRILKDSGSMYIFSGWNNLKDILCALDDVGFTTVNHVVWKYQFGVVTKRKFVTSHYHCLYVCKDDKKRKFFPFSRFKKDEKTKDGRSLHYRDKEDVWDIKREYWTGDEKTPTKLPSEIIEKLLEYSSEKNDLVFDPFLGSGQVAVVSKSLKRKFLGFEIVPDYYKFAKKRLDTNTYRIKKSK, from the coding sequence AAATAAAATTGATCTTGTAATTACTGATCCACCATTTGCAATAAATTTTAAGGCTAAAAAGGCAAATTATAACAGAACTTCTTCAAGGGTATTATCTGGATACAATGAAATCAAACCTGAGGATTATTATGATTTCACATTTGCATGGATGAGTGAAGTTTTTAGAATTTTGAAGGATTCTGGTAGCATGTATATTTTTTCAGGTTGGAATAATCTCAAAGATATCTTATGTGCACTAGATGATGTTGGATTTACAACAGTAAATCATGTGGTTTGGAAATATCAGTTTGGAGTAGTTACTAAAAGAAAATTTGTTACTTCTCATTATCATTGTCTTTATGTCTGCAAAGATGATAAGAAACGAAAATTTTTCCCATTTTCTAGGTTCAAAAAAGATGAAAAAACAAAAGATGGTAGAAGTCTTCATTATAGAGACAAGGAAGATGTCTGGGACATCAAAAGAGAATATTGGACCGGTGATGAAAAAACTCCGACTAAACTGCCTTCTGAAATTATTGAAAAACTATTGGAATATTCAAGTGAAAAAAATGACTTGGTATTTGATCCATTTCTTGGTTCTGGTCAAGTTGCAGTAGTTAGCAAATCTCTGAAAAGAAAATTTCTTGGTTTTGAAATAGTTCCAGATTATTACAAATTTGCAAAAAAACGACTAGACACTAATACCTATAGAATTAAAAAATCAAAATAG